The following proteins are co-located in the Micromonospora viridifaciens genome:
- a CDS encoding carbohydrate ABC transporter permease, whose product MRHGKYPLIIAFLVPPLALYVLFVISPYLQAFQISTTNWLGYSAHADPVGLANFRTMLHDDRVWNAIGNNAILLAVVPVLTIGLGLFFATMLSMGGRGGRAGVTGVRGTAFYRLVYFFPQVLSVVIIALLWREIYHPNNGLLNGALNAVGLPTPTWLGDPRTAFWCVLAVMVWSNVGFYVVLFGAAMSAIPRDIYEAVLLDGASRWVTLVRITVPLLWDTVQVAWIYLAIAALDGFILVQLMTNGGPNFSSDVIGLRMYETAFGSESKFGYASAIGVVMFFLTLTVAVLALRAARRERIEYS is encoded by the coding sequence GTGCGACATGGCAAGTACCCGCTGATCATCGCGTTCCTGGTGCCGCCGCTGGCGCTCTACGTCCTGTTCGTGATCTCGCCGTACCTGCAGGCGTTCCAGATCTCGACGACGAACTGGCTGGGCTACTCGGCCCACGCCGACCCGGTCGGCCTGGCCAACTTCCGCACCATGCTGCACGACGACCGGGTGTGGAACGCGATCGGCAACAACGCCATCCTGCTCGCCGTGGTGCCGGTGCTGACCATCGGTCTCGGTCTGTTCTTCGCCACCATGCTGTCGATGGGTGGCCGTGGCGGCCGGGCCGGCGTGACCGGGGTCCGCGGCACCGCCTTCTACCGGCTGGTCTACTTCTTCCCCCAGGTGCTCTCGGTGGTGATCATCGCGCTGCTCTGGCGGGAGATCTACCACCCGAACAACGGCCTGCTCAACGGCGCGCTGAACGCCGTCGGCCTGCCCACCCCGACCTGGCTCGGCGATCCGCGGACCGCGTTCTGGTGCGTCCTGGCCGTGATGGTGTGGAGCAACGTCGGCTTCTACGTGGTGCTCTTCGGCGCCGCGATGTCCGCCATTCCGCGCGACATCTACGAGGCGGTCCTGCTCGACGGCGCGTCCCGCTGGGTCACGCTGGTCCGGATCACCGTGCCGCTGCTCTGGGACACCGTGCAGGTCGCCTGGATCTACCTGGCCATCGCCGCGCTGGACGGCTTCATCCTGGTCCAGCTGATGACGAACGGCGGACCGAACTTCTCCTCCGACGTCATCGGCCTGCGGATGTACGAGACCGCGTTCGGCAGCGAGAGCAAGTTCGGGTACGCCTCGGCGATCGGCGTGGTGATGTTCTTCCTGACCCTCACGGTGGCGGTGCTGGCGCTGCGGGCCGCCCGGCGCGAGAGGATCGAATACTCATGA
- a CDS encoding carbohydrate ABC transporter permease, with protein MTALDRPAATDAEPGPTRRDPAPARELGVVKVASHAFLLVWGALTVLPLLWMFLSSFKSDGEILADPWGLPGALRVENWARAWTEAHIGRYFLNSAIVVAGSLTLTMLLGATAAYVFARYEFRGRQLAYYLFVGGMMFPVFLALVPLFFVVRNSGLLGTWTGLILVYAAYSLPFTVFFLTAFFRTLPTAVAEAALIDGCGHFRLFFRVMLPMARPGLISVAIFNFLSHWNQFILPQVLMQGDDSKYVLAQGLTALAVSQGYQGDFSGLFAGLTIATLPVLVVYVAFQRQIQTGLTAGQLK; from the coding sequence ATGACCGCGTTGGACAGGCCCGCCGCGACGGACGCGGAGCCGGGCCCGACCCGCCGTGACCCGGCGCCGGCCCGTGAGTTGGGCGTGGTGAAGGTCGCGTCGCACGCCTTCCTGCTGGTCTGGGGCGCGCTGACCGTGCTGCCGCTGCTGTGGATGTTCCTCAGTTCGTTCAAGAGCGACGGCGAGATCCTCGCCGACCCGTGGGGGCTGCCCGGCGCGCTGCGTGTGGAGAACTGGGCCCGGGCCTGGACCGAGGCGCACATCGGCCGGTACTTCCTCAACAGCGCCATCGTGGTGGCCGGTTCGCTCACGCTGACGATGCTGCTCGGCGCGACCGCGGCGTACGTCTTCGCGCGCTACGAGTTCCGCGGCCGTCAGCTGGCCTACTACCTGTTCGTCGGCGGCATGATGTTCCCGGTCTTCCTCGCCCTCGTGCCGCTCTTCTTCGTGGTCCGCAACTCCGGCCTGCTCGGCACCTGGACCGGTCTCATCCTGGTGTACGCGGCGTACTCGCTGCCGTTCACGGTGTTCTTCCTGACCGCGTTCTTCCGCACCCTGCCGACCGCGGTCGCAGAGGCGGCTCTGATCGACGGCTGCGGCCACTTCCGGCTCTTCTTCCGGGTGATGCTGCCGATGGCGCGTCCGGGACTGATCAGTGTGGCGATCTTCAACTTCCTGAGCCACTGGAACCAGTTCATCCTGCCGCAGGTGCTCATGCAGGGCGACGACTCGAAGTACGTCCTGGCCCAGGGCCTCACGGCGCTCGCGGTGAGCCAGGGCTACCAGGGCGACTTCAGCGGCCTGTTCGCCGGCCTGACCATCGCCACGCTGCCGGTGCTGGTGGTCTACGTGGCGTTCCAGCGGCAGATCCAGACCGGCCTCACCGCCGGCCAGCTCAAATGA
- a CDS encoding glyoxalase superfamily protein translates to MTVTHVQLVSVPVSDQDRARDFYVDVLGFDLVWDNPMGPGGRWVQVAPKGAATALTLVTWFPTMPPGSLKGLVLETDDLDGDVARLREQGVVFADDGIQTAPWGRYATFDDPDGNGIVLQATRV, encoded by the coding sequence ATGACCGTGACCCACGTGCAACTCGTCTCCGTACCCGTCAGCGACCAGGACCGGGCCCGCGACTTCTACGTCGACGTCCTCGGCTTCGACCTGGTCTGGGACAACCCGATGGGCCCCGGCGGCCGCTGGGTCCAGGTCGCCCCGAAGGGCGCGGCGACCGCGCTGACCCTGGTCACCTGGTTCCCGACCATGCCGCCCGGCTCGCTCAAGGGCCTGGTGCTGGAGACCGACGACCTCGACGGTGACGTGGCCCGGCTGCGCGAACAGGGTGTCGTCTTCGCCGACGACGGCATCCAGACCGCCCCCTGGGGCCGGTACGCCACCTTCGACGACCCGGACGGCAACGGCATCGTGCTCCAGGCGACCCGTGTCTGA
- a CDS encoding ArsR/SmtB family transcription factor: protein MSEGDVFAALANPTRREVLRLLLERGEQPVQQLADHFDMRRPSLSEHLRVLKDAGLVTEQPIGRQRFYALRPEPLRQVADWLGPYERFWQARLADLREVLDGLPDE, encoded by the coding sequence GTGTCTGAGGGGGACGTCTTCGCGGCGCTGGCCAACCCCACCCGACGCGAGGTGCTCCGGCTGCTGCTCGAACGGGGCGAACAGCCGGTGCAGCAGCTCGCGGACCACTTCGACATGCGCCGGCCGAGCTTGTCGGAGCACCTGCGGGTGCTCAAGGACGCCGGGCTGGTGACCGAGCAGCCGATCGGCCGGCAGCGGTTCTACGCGCTGCGGCCCGAGCCGTTGCGCCAGGTGGCCGACTGGCTCGGCCCGTACGAGCGGTTCTGGCAGGCTCGCCTGGCCGACCTGCGCGAGGTGCTGGACGGGTTGCCCGATGAGTGA
- a CDS encoding SRPBCC family protein, producing the protein MSERTTIEVDQFLAHPPAKVWRALTDSDLLARWLMPNDFRPVPGHRFTFRTTPRPGQGFDGVVHCEVLELDEPRRLRWAWRGGSLNTVVTWTLVPEGRGTRLFLEHAGFDPEDPVQRRTFTLLDGGWRSHVWRRLEQALADLA; encoded by the coding sequence ATGAGTGAGCGGACGACCATCGAGGTGGACCAGTTCCTGGCCCACCCGCCGGCCAAGGTCTGGCGGGCGCTGACCGATTCTGATCTGCTCGCTCGTTGGCTGATGCCCAACGACTTTCGCCCCGTCCCGGGGCACCGGTTCACCTTCCGGACCACCCCACGACCGGGGCAGGGCTTCGACGGCGTGGTCCACTGCGAGGTGCTGGAGCTGGACGAGCCGCGCCGGTTGCGTTGGGCCTGGCGGGGCGGCTCCCTGAACACCGTGGTCACCTGGACGCTGGTGCCCGAGGGGCGGGGTACCCGGCTGTTCCTGGAGCACGCCGGCTTCGACCCGGAGGATCCCGTGCAGCGCCGCACCTTCACCCTGCTCGACGGCGGCTGGCGCAGCCACGTCTGGCGCCGGCTGGAGCAGGCGCTCGCCGACCTGGCCTGA
- a CDS encoding N-acetylglucosamine kinase, which translates to MSDNVVVGLDVGGTSTRAAALCLDGERLGTGRAGGGNPTSHGAERAAAELLAALLAALADVDPTRVRAGVIGLAGAGRLLADPQGRAAFDRAWADAGLRCPYAVHGDALVAYASGTAAPDGTVLIAGTGAIAAEVRDLRLDRTADGHGWLLGDAGSGFWLGREAVRQLLSDLDRADTPGALARRVLAELTGSPEVAARPRATAETVVQAVTRRPPVELARLAPLVVTAAREGEPTALALIREAAALLAESVTRIRPAGAPEPIVLGGGLLTGDTPLADAVRAELAHRWPDAPLRTAGDGAAAAAWLAARDLPEVTDPAALHALLVPPAA; encoded by the coding sequence ATGTCCGACAACGTCGTGGTCGGCCTCGACGTCGGGGGTACGTCCACCCGCGCCGCCGCCCTCTGCCTCGATGGCGAACGCCTCGGCACCGGCCGGGCCGGCGGCGGCAACCCGACCAGTCACGGCGCCGAACGGGCCGCCGCCGAACTGCTCGCCGCGCTGCTCGCCGCGCTCGCCGACGTCGACCCGACCCGGGTACGCGCCGGCGTCATCGGGCTGGCCGGGGCCGGCCGACTCCTCGCCGACCCGCAGGGGCGGGCCGCCTTCGACCGCGCCTGGGCGGACGCCGGACTGCGCTGCCCGTACGCGGTGCACGGCGACGCCCTGGTCGCGTACGCCTCGGGCACCGCTGCCCCGGACGGCACGGTGCTCATCGCCGGCACCGGCGCGATCGCCGCCGAGGTGCGCGATCTGCGCCTGGACCGCACCGCGGACGGGCACGGCTGGCTGCTCGGCGACGCCGGCTCGGGATTCTGGCTGGGCCGGGAGGCGGTCCGTCAGCTGCTGTCCGACCTGGACCGGGCCGACACGCCCGGCGCGCTGGCCCGCCGGGTGCTCGCCGAGCTGACCGGCTCCCCCGAGGTGGCCGCCCGGCCGCGGGCGACCGCCGAGACGGTGGTGCAGGCGGTGACCCGGCGACCGCCGGTCGAGCTGGCCCGGCTGGCGCCGCTCGTCGTCACCGCGGCCCGGGAGGGCGAACCGACCGCCCTGGCGCTCATCCGGGAGGCCGCCGCGCTGCTCGCCGAGAGCGTCACCCGGATCCGGCCGGCCGGGGCGCCCGAACCGATCGTCCTCGGCGGCGGGCTGCTCACCGGGGACACCCCGCTGGCCGACGCGGTCCGCGCCGAGCTGGCCCACCGCTGGCCGGACGCGCCCCTGCGCACCGCCGGGGACGGGGCCGCGGCGGCCGCCTGGCTCGCCGCCCGCGACCTGCCCGAGGTCACCGACCCGGCGGCCCTGCACGCCCTGCTGGTCCCCCCGGCCGCCTGA
- a CDS encoding MurR/RpiR family transcriptional regulator, translating into MVDHEVDTSAGTAVVDAEAVDRRGAVAVPSDGVLARVRAGAGELTGALRRVAEHVLSDPEAAARATIVELAERSGTSPATITRFCRAMGFEGYADLRLGIAAETGRARSAGWTVDIGREIQPGDPLSRVLDQIMAADTRAMHDTAALLDLAEVERAAVAIAGASRVNIFGASGSALVGEEMQFSLHRIGVAVWAWSDVHEGLASAALLGTGDVALGISHTGQTRETIEMLAEAGSRGATTVALTGFPRSPLAELADIVLVTASQATTFRPDALSARHPQLVVLDLLYVAVAQRTHDRAHAAFRRTAQAVDGHKAAKGAAS; encoded by the coding sequence ATGGTTGATCACGAGGTGGACACCTCCGCGGGGACCGCGGTGGTCGACGCCGAAGCGGTCGACCGGCGGGGTGCGGTGGCGGTCCCCTCCGACGGCGTGCTGGCCCGGGTCCGGGCCGGGGCGGGGGAGCTGACGGGCGCGCTGCGCCGGGTCGCCGAGCACGTGCTCAGCGACCCGGAGGCGGCGGCCCGGGCCACCATCGTGGAGCTGGCCGAGCGCAGCGGCACCTCACCGGCGACCATCACCCGGTTCTGCCGAGCGATGGGCTTCGAGGGGTACGCCGACCTGCGGCTCGGCATCGCGGCGGAGACCGGCCGGGCGCGCTCGGCCGGCTGGACCGTCGACATCGGCCGGGAGATCCAGCCCGGCGATCCGCTGTCCCGGGTTCTCGACCAGATCATGGCCGCCGACACCCGGGCCATGCACGACACGGCCGCGCTGCTCGACCTCGCCGAGGTGGAGCGGGCCGCGGTGGCCATCGCCGGCGCGAGCCGGGTGAACATCTTCGGCGCCAGCGGCAGCGCCCTGGTCGGCGAGGAGATGCAGTTCAGCCTGCACCGCATCGGGGTGGCCGTCTGGGCCTGGAGCGACGTGCACGAGGGGCTGGCCAGCGCCGCGCTGCTGGGCACCGGCGACGTGGCGCTCGGCATCTCGCACACCGGGCAGACCCGGGAGACCATCGAGATGCTCGCCGAGGCGGGCAGCCGGGGCGCCACCACCGTCGCGCTGACCGGCTTCCCCCGCTCGCCGCTGGCCGAGCTGGCCGACATCGTGCTGGTCACCGCCAGCCAGGCCACCACCTTCCGGCCCGACGCGCTCTCCGCCCGGCATCCCCAGCTCGTCGTGCTCGACCTGCTCTACGTCGCGGTGGCGCAGCGCACCCACGACCGCGCCCACGCGGCCTTCCGGCGGACCGCCCAGGCCGTCGACGGCCACAAGGCCGCGAAGGGGGCCGCGTCATGA